In Lolium rigidum isolate FL_2022 chromosome 3, APGP_CSIRO_Lrig_0.1, whole genome shotgun sequence, the genomic window TTACTAGGAGATTGCTAAAAAATAATGTAACATGTTATATGGTGAAAAGAAAACGGTTTCTGATTCTAAGTATTACACATCTTCATTTATAACCCCCCAGCCCTGTTTGGGGCGAGCTCACCCTGTTTGCTGAAAGACAAAGCTTCCCTAAACGGTCTACTTCTGAAACTGATTATGAAGGAGTTCAAgcgaatctcttgaagaaatcgcAAGCCTGATGGGAATACCTTCGAGGGCAAGCCTCGCTTGTGGGGGCTTATGCATAAACCCCTCCTTCCCAAATGGGGCCATGTCTTTCCCTCTGTTTTCCAAGTGGAATGAATAATGTGCATTGTAAATTAAGGCCCAGTTTAGGGCTGCTGAACTGTGCTGTGTTGAAATTACTTCATAATCTGCCATGAAAATATTGCCACAATATCATGAATAAGCTAGCCAAACAAACGGTAAAGCACCTAGAAGCTGGTTAGAAAAGCTTTATTATCATAATCCACTGCAATGCCAATTGCAGCATAGATAAATCTCTAAATATTCTTCGTGATCTTGAAGTTCTACTCTGCAATTTTTGTGATACATGAGTCAAGCAGGGTGTGTGTTTTTGTGTTATAAGATAATTATTGTTGGAGTAGTACACCTTGCATATGCTCATGTACGTCAAACTACAGTGAGTATATGTTCCCTTCTTTGTACACAAGGATTGGAAATGTTTGATCTGGACAGCAAGAACTTTCAGTTTCTGATCATTGACTCACTGGAAATAATTTGAATTGTGAAAGATATAATCTGTTGAAAGTTTTAATATGTTCGGATATATAATTGATTacacatttttattttcaatTGGGTCAGTTACTGGTGCACCGCTAACGTCGTTCACCAATCTGTTGCGATAATTGCTTTTCTTTGCATAATTTGTCATTAATCTGTGTACCTCATAGGGCTTCTCTTATGTTTCAGATACAACAACTTCTAGGTGTTCGACATTCACGATACAGCAAGTTGTCTGCACTGAAGGACACTGAAGTGCAGAGATTTTTGTTACCTGTTTCTGAATGTGAATTTAGCATCACATCTGCAATAGAGGACCTGAGCTCTATGTCTGCTTGTCCACGTGGGCACCGCCCATTAAGAGCCACTGGTGCTGCTATTTCCACAGCTATTGCTCTTCTGGAAGGTTGCTGCTCGTCTAACACTGGTGGCCGGATTATAGTTTTTACATCTGGTCCCACGACAGTCGGTCCAGGACTTGTGGTGGAAACCGATCTTGGGAAAGCAATTCGTTCGCATCGTGACATTTTCAATGCCAATGTGCCTCTCATTGAAAAAGCCCAGGACTTCTATAAGAAAGTTGCCAAGAGATTAACAGATAATGCATTAGTTCTTGATCTGTTGGCTTGCTCTCTTGATCAGGTTGGGGCTGCAGAGCTGAGGTATCCAGTTGAAGTGTCTGGTGGCTTAATGGTGCTTGCAGAGTCATTTGAGTCTGAACAGTTCAAAAGCTGTTTAAGGCAAACCTTCAAGCGGGAGGGTACTGATTACCTTAACATGAACTTTAATGCAACGATTGAGATAGTGACATCAAGGGAGGTCAAGATTTGTGGTGCTCTTGGTCCCTGCATCTCCCTCCACAGAAAAAATAGCTCAGTTAGTGATAAAGAAATTGGTGAGGGTGGGACAAATTGTTGGAAAATGAGTACACTGAACAGCAAAACCTGTATTGCTTTCTTCTTCCGAGTTGATTGTAGCCATAGTACTGAGCGCAACAGTGAGCCCCCAACTGTCTTCTTTATTCAGTTTATGACAAGGTACCGACATGGTGATGGTAGCTATCGCCTAAGGGTAACAACTGTTGCGAGAAGATGGGCTGGACCTCGATCTCCTGAAATTGCTGAAGGGTTTGATCAGGAAGCTGCTGCAGCAGTTATGGCCAGGATTGCTGTTCACAGAGCAGAGACATACCATGTTAGAGATGTAATACGGTGGCTCGACAAGATGCTTATTCGCTTCACTGCTAAGTTTGGAAACTATGTCCCTGAAGATCCATCTACATTTCGGTTGTCAACTAATTTCTCTCTGTATCCGCAGTTCATGTACTACCTTCGAAGGTCACAGTTCATTGATGTTGTCAACAGCTCTCCTGATGAAACTGCTTTCTTCCGGTTGATGTTGAATAGGGAGGGAGTTGTGGGATCTCTAATCATGATCCAGCCAACTTTATTCCAGTACTCATTTGACGGACCACCCATTCCTGTGCTGCTAGATGTCAGCTCCATTTCTCCTGATGTCATTTTGCTATTTGATTCGTACTTCTATATAGTGATTCATTATGGCTCGAAGATTGCTCAGTGGAGGAAGCTTGGCTATCATAAAGACCCAAACCATGAAAACTTAAGGAAGCTGCTTGAAGCACCAGAAGTTGACGCAGAGGCACTATTGGCAGACCGATTTCCGGTGCCAAAACTCATAAAATGTGATCAGCATGGGAGCCAGGCCAGATTTTTACTAGCCCGGTTGAATCCATCTGTGACACAGAAGTCACAGCTTTCTGAAGGATCTGAAGTCATATTCACCGACGATATTTGTTTGCAAGTCTTCATTGATCACTTGCAGGAGTTGGCTGTTCAGGGCTAGCGACTCGTGGACCTAGCAATGTTTATGCTATCCCAGTTGGACCCATCTCAGATCCTGAAGATGCGGCTTTCTGATAGATTGAATGTCATATTCATGGGTGATGTTTACTTGCAAGTTTTATTGAGCACTTGCAGTAACTGGCTGTACAGGATGGATGAGTTCATGTGGATTGTTTAGATGTTATTTTCTGGCTGTGTGTTATCTTGAAAATATTGGCAAAGCTCTACTACCTGGAGGAATGAGATCTCCTTGATTTGTTGTACATTGGTCCAGCTCCAGTTTTGATGTAAGCCAGTTACCTTCTTATTTTGTATAGCCTGTGATGTTATCACACTTTATCATCCACGAATTTTGAGGTGCCTCTGGTTTCGTTTGGTGTGCAGTATAGCATTCTGTCTCTCCTGCTATAGTTATGCAATAGCAGTAGTACATAGTATTTTATGGAGAATTAAGTATTCAGATGCTATTTTATACATATAACACGTCCTCTTAGCAGATCCATTTCTGTTATGCAAACAGTGACATGTGGATGCCTTTGATCATCTTCACGTAGCATTCGCGTAATCTTTTTGATGATCTGATCGTACTGCTGTGTGATTCCAATGCAATGTACCACCTTGCAGACCAATCATGATTAGGCATCTTGTTTTTATATATTAGAAACATTTCTTTGCCATAAATAAATGCATCCTGAATATATAATGTTTTAATTTGCTTATGCAATGTACTTAGCTTTGGTATCACCATACTCTGGCAGAGCAAGGAAGCTTCTTGCTATGATCATACCCATCATCCCTCAAGACCCAACCTTCTCAATAACTCAATGACAGATAGGCTAGGTTATAGTAATGGATTCCCCATCACCAAGCACATGGCTTGTTCCCCCCACTTGATCACACAGAGAGTACAAAAATATTGTGCTTATAATTAACAAACAAGTTAACTTACATGATACCATAATAATAATAGTCTCATTGATGCCCTTTACTTAACAATTACACATACTTAATCAACAACATTGGAATAAAATCACCAAGTAGATTCTTTGACACATGGTAGGGAACATCACATAACACCAATCCAGCTACACACAGATAGATAATTGCTTCTGGTCCATCAACAAATTAAACATGGCAACTCTCCCTTCTTTTAATCCAACTATTAATTAAAACATCATATATCTAAAACCATAGCACACTGCAAGAACACCATTCTTATGGCATCATACTCTTCCTCTTATTACTGCCCCATCTTTAGCTCTTGGTCTTGTACTTGTCCTTGGCCcttggtgctgaaacaaagaaatcTCATAGGGGTTAGAATTAAGATATAAATCTTGAGTTGGAAGAGAATTTTAGCTGAAGACACTGACCAAGACCGATGGCTTCGGAACTCTTCATGATCCTCAAGCgtttgcatgaagccacaaacaTCCTGCAGGGTATTTGATCAGCCGACGAAAGAAACTGAACTTTGGACCTCGCTTAATTGCATTCTAATCATGAGGTCTTAAATACGGGAGTAGATAAGGGGGCGCAAGAATGAAGTAACATACTCCCACGGGACATCTCCAACAAGCATCCAGTCGCCATCCTTGTCTTCGTAAGTAGTAACAACATCTGAACCATTCACTGCCTCAACCATCTTCCCCTCATTCCCTGTAAAAAATAGTTGATAATTGTGGCCCTTGTTAAGTCAAAGTAAGTTCCATTTGTACAGTTGAGGCAAAATGGTTAAGTTAAGTTGATAATCTGCTGCAGGTTCTGAGGCCGACGGATTTACCAGTTGCAGTGAAGGTGCTGAACATCTTCTGCAGAGCAATGGAGAGGTCCTTGTAGGTGTTGTACATCTTCAGATCCACCTTGCGCAGGTAGGGCGCACCGTCCATGCTCACCTTCACAAAGGCAGAGCCGTTGCCAccagcagtagcagcagcagcaacaggctGCTGCTTCTCGGTttcctcttccttcttgatcttcacAGACTGCATGGTCATGGCGTTCCTGCGGTAGGATCGGACTGGTGGCCAACCCACAGCTTGTGCCCTGGTGGATACATAAGATGCAAAATTAGCTACGCATTTACACTTGCTGTTTCCACAAATTAGTTATGATAAGCTCTTAGTCTAGACTACTTGTGCTGTAAAAACAAAATAAGATTCTTTAATTAATATTGTAGCTGGAAGTTCCATCTATCTCGATCATGCATGTTACTATATTCTTCCTGACAGGGAGCCAGCTCTGGTTAACTAATGTGTATGCCTGTGGCAACTTTATGGTAGTACTACCATTATGGTGTGTAATGAAAACGGCATCAACTTTAGTTAGCGCCAATGAATCATGATCGGCATGATTATCTACAGAAATAGTGCTCTCATCTCACTGATCAGAATAATATTTCTTCGTTTCCACAACAGAAAACGATACACAATAACCCCTTGCTTTTCCAGTGGAATCTACCAAAAGATGAAGAGAGAATATACATCATATTAGTTTTCTCTGACATCTACCGGCTGCCGCGCAAAGGAGGCATCAAGTGTGAATATGTTATGGTTTAAAAAGGTGATAATAATTCGCCTGGGCGCTTTAGAGGCGACAGAGAACATAGACGATGGTGTCGCCTTGTGCGCTTTCTGCCATGGGATCTCTTTTCCGGATATTTTGCCCTACTTTAAGTGTTTGCCCATTTGCATGTCATGTTTATTCAGCATGCTATAAATATAGAATGAATCCAAACTCGAGAAAATTTATCAGAAAGGGAAAAATGAAAAGCCTGCACATGCTGACATGCCCAAACTCTGCATACGCCTAATTTTTCCTATATGGATGGATCTTTTGCTATACATATCTACCAAGATGAAAGAGAAAGAGATAATCAGAAGCATCTAGGAAATTCAGACATCCTAATCCTTAAGTCGAGAACTAAGAAAACATCCGACTAAATTATCACTAACGAAATGATTTGTGTTACCACATAACAATATAGCATAGATATGTATGTATGCAGACATACTTGGGAGCAGGTGGCTTCTCGGGGTCGCTCTTGGCCTTCTCGGCGGCCTGTTCCGGCTTGCCGGCGGCGTCTTCCTTCATGCTGCCGCCGGTGGGGAGCGTCAGCTTCAAGTCAATGGTGTCCTCATAGCCCCTCTTCGTGGTCTTGGCCGCCTCGGCGCCGCCTCCCGGCAGCCCGAGCCGGAGCTCCGTTCCGACGTCGACGTCGGCGCCAGCCATCGGCTCCTGTAGAGCAGCTGGTTGGCTAGCTAGCCTGTACTTGCTGCCGTTGAGTCTCCAACCTTGGACACCTCCACGCTAGCTACTTGAGCTGCTTGCTGATCTCTTGGTTTCTTTCTCCCTTTATGTGTGTATGCTAGATGTCTTGTGGTGATTAGGAGGTGGAAGAGAGAGGAACCAAGAGCAGGGTAGGGGTGTGTATATATAGAgggaagagagaaaagagagaggagagataaggTGGTAAAATGCTCTGCTGGTAGTGAGAGAAATATGTGGGGTTAGAACAGCAGTTAGTTAGAGCATGAGTGAGGCCACTTGGAGATTGGGAGCCAATAATTTTTGTTCCCATGTTTCCCCTGTCTGGATTGTCTGCTCAAGGACTGTTGAAAGCATAGGTGTTGCCGTGCTTCCAGCGTGGAGGTTTAGCAAGATGGATCTACTAGTAGTATATATAAAAATGTCAACAGGGTGGACAGGCTTGGACTAACAAAAGTGGTTTATTAGTTAAATTAGTGGGGAGAATACAAAGTTCCATTAGAATCTCCAACTAAGATGAGCTGCAGCATGCTGGTAACTTGGTATCCAACGTCACATTAGCTCTTGTGTTGTAGACCCGCTCGTGAGATTTAATGATGATTTATGTTTTTATGTGCGAAATTAGTTGATAGCAATAATTGCACAAACTCATATCTCATGATATGAGTTTGGAGTTGTCACACACACACTGTCGCTTCTCTGCCATTTGATTATCTGCTGACATTGTTTTGAAATATACCATTGTACAGGGTGGACAGGCGGCTTGGACTAACAAAAGATACTGCAAATTAATTACTAAAAACACAAGTATTATGACCACTTTGTACAACATTTTGCAGTATCTTTTCCACTTTGTGCCTTACTTGTGAGGAATCTGATTGGTGATGTTGCTATGATTTCTTGACAGATTGCTGCTGCACCTCCTTTTGAGCGCCTCCGTTACCACCGTTCTCCGAAAGATCACGCGCTTTAGGTGGACATACATGTGCACTGCGGTCTTCAGGTCGCTAGCAGCGCTTTTAGTTGACATAGCTTGAGTCACTTGGTAGCTAATTGGTTTAAG contains:
- the LOC124704281 gene encoding protein transport protein sec23-1-like, with amino-acid sequence MDFAELEAVEGLRWPWHSWPPTPSAAEALVVPTAVLCAPLHPTAPDLLPILPYPPLRCATRSCAAALNPFSRVNHAAARWSCSFCGAAANPYPRHLSPDAIPAELFPTHSSVEYTLPPDPAEGPSSPPAIVFVIDAATQGEELAALKAEVLRVVQGLPERVRVALVTFAASVWVHDLGFEGCARVVVLNGERELESEKIQQLLGVRHSRYSKLSALKDTEVQRFLLPVSECEFSITSAIEDLSSMSACPRGHRPLRATGAAISTAIALLEGCCSSNTGGRIIVFTSGPTTVGPGLVVETDLGKAIRSHRDIFNANVPLIEKAQDFYKKVAKRLTDNALVLDLLACSLDQVGAAELRYPVEVSGGLMVLAESFESEQFKSCLRQTFKREGTDYLNMNFNATIEIVTSREVKICGALGPCISLHRKNSSVSDKEIGEGGTNCWKMSTLNSKTCIAFFFRVDCSHSTERNSEPPTVFFIQFMTRYRHGDGSYRLRVTTVARRWAGPRSPEIAEGFDQEAAAAVMARIAVHRAETYHVRDVIRWLDKMLIRFTAKFGNYVPEDPSTFRLSTNFSLYPQFMYYLRRSQFIDVVNSSPDETAFFRLMLNREGVVGSLIMIQPTLFQYSFDGPPIPVLLDVSSISPDVILLFDSYFYIVIHYGSKIAQWRKLGYHKDPNHENLRKLLEAPEVDAEALLADRFPVPKLIKCDQHGSQARFLLARLNPSVTQKSQLSEGSEVIFTDDICLQVFIDHLQELAVQG
- the LOC124704282 gene encoding auxin-responsive protein IAA13-like, whose translation is MAGADVDVGTELRLGLPGGGAEAAKTTKRGYEDTIDLKLTLPTGGSMKEDAAGKPEQAAEKAKSDPEKPPAPKAQAVGWPPVRSYRRNAMTMQSVKIKKEEETEKQQPVAAAATAGGNGSAFVKVSMDGAPYLRKVDLKMYNTYKDLSIALQKMFSTFTATGNEGKMVEAVNGSDVVTTYEDKDGDWMLVGDVPWEMFVASCKRLRIMKSSEAIGLAPRAKDKYKTKS